The nucleotide sequence GGAATAGTCGTAATATACTTTACTCGATGACATTTCTTCCTAACAACACGTTTGTTGGCTATGTGTGCGTTTGTATGGCTGTGTTATGGGTTGAGATATGGTTGAAATACCTAAGGAAGCGTTAGCAGGTGTTGGAATAAGTAAAAAGTAGCGAACTGAAATGAACTCTTGTTGAAGTGTTATTCCCTTTGCAAGAAGAATAGTTCTTTATAGAAAGGAGGGAAATTTCAATGCGATTTTATATGATGAGAGCGTATCTCGgtttttttattattttttttttcttactGACAGAGACAGGCgcatttgaaaaaaataaaagaaacGAGAAAACCAATAGAATTAAAAGACAACAATATGACTTTTACATTGGGAACGGCAATGACAATAGAGTACAACATTGAAGAGTCTGCTTAGTTCGGTACACAATTTCTATCAAGCCTTACactcttttttttcagaTCCATTTGCATTACTAATACACCCCTATCGTATTCCTTACTTCCATGGATCTAGTCTTTGCATTATGTTAGCTAcgtttttgtgtaataaaaCACAAGGTAGTGTACAGTTGCATAATATGtttacttttgtttctttgctAAACGAGAGTGTGGGTATTTCTATACGACAAATGAAATGCTATACGATAGATAAAATGCTTATCTTAGCATAATAGTATATAAACAAACGAGTACATCCAAttactttctttttcgTTGCTGTGTTACGAACCGATAACAGATAGTACCCTTTTTATCTGAGACAAGTACCTGGAGTATGTCGTTAAAATTCAACCGTGGCTCTCTCGTTTCATTCGAATGTTTTCTCCTCACTCGTATAAACTGAATTTCACTCTAACTTGACTTTTGGTCTCACATTATTTGCTTTAGCTGTGCCACATAAAGTATTTTGATGTCATAAATGTCGCATCTCCGACATTAAGAATTTATCACCGTACTTTGGTTTACTTGTAAAACTACAACTATAATATTCCTCTctgaattgattttttcattCCAATTAGGAACAAGATTTATAATTTGGTTCCAAATGAGTTagaaatatcaaaacaacacaTCTTCCGCGACTTAGAAAATTCCTGAAAGgttcaacaaagaaaattcaTTATACTTTTTATACTTTCCTCTATCTAAGGAGGGCCAAACAATCTTTAACAGTTCACACAGGGAACCACAGGGTAGCCCTCCATTAATGCCATGTGGTTTCAGCTCTAAAATACTCAGCACATTTCGATTACACTATCCGTGTCTTGACTATGAGCAATTCTCATTGTGTTGACACCATCTGTATCAGTTGATGgatcttttttttattttttgcaaccaaatttggttAGAGGcaaaataatcaacaaatcgGTAGCGTACATACAAATTTGTTAAACCAAAAATTTAGAAAACGCGCGAGGTCTATTACCAAACGCGTAACaccttttcttctttacACGCTAACACACATATAACGTTATAACATCATCACGTTGAACCATGTCGCAAACAGAAGTTGAGTTACAACTGCAAAGACTTGAAGCATCTAATATTTCCACTTCATCCGCAGGACACGATCACAATATGCAAGTTGACGCGGGTGCAGATCAcgaagaagaggaggaaaTGAACGGGCCATTACTTATAGAACAACTTGAAGGTAATGGTATTACTACATCAGACATTAAGAAGTTGAAAGCTGAAGGGTACCATACTATTGAATCGATTGCTTACACTCCCAAGAGACAATTAATTACCGTTAAGGGTATTAGTGAAGCTAAGGCAGAAAAGATTTCCAATGAAGCTGCCAAATTAGTTCCCTTGGGGTTCACTACAGCATCTGAATTCCATTCAAGAAGATCTGAGTTGATTTGTTTAACCACTGGATCCAAGCAGTTGGATACGTTGCTTGGAGGTGGTGTTGAAACTGGATCTATAACTGAAGTGTTTGGTGAATTTAGAACTGGTAAATCTCAATTATGTCATACTTTGGCAGTCACATGTCAATTGCCAATAGACATGGGCGGTGGTGAAGGTAAGTGTCTTTACATTGATACTGAGGGTACTTTTAGACCCAATAGATTGGTGTCCATTGCTGAAAGATATGGACTTAGTCCTAATGATTGTTTGGATAATGTTGCTTACGCAAGAGCTTATAACGCCGAACATCAATTAAATTTATTACATTTAGCAGCACAAATGATGGCAGAGCTGAgattttcattgttgattgttgattcaatcaTGTCATTATATCGTACTGACTATGCTGGTAGAGGTGAATTAAGTGCACGTCAAACATCAGTGGCCAAATTCATGAGAACATTGCAAAGGTTAGCTGATGAATTTGGTATTGCTGTGGTAATTACTAATCAAGTTGTTGCTCAAGTTGATGGTATGTCAGGGATGTATAACCCCGATCCTAAGAAACCTATTGGTGGAAATATCATTGCTCATGCTTCAACTACTCGATTGTCATTAAAGAAAGGTAGAGGGGAACAAAGAATTTGTAAGATTTATGATTCACCTTGTTTACCGGAAAGTGATTGTGTATTTGCTATTTATGAAGATGGAATTGGTGATCCAAAAGTCGAAGATGATGAGTAAGACTAAAGAAATAGTTGgcttttgatttattctTAGTGTATAGTTTTTGTCGTTGGATCCATCTTGGATgtgttatttttttatatttattttgaattcgttgtttattttgttcttgatgTATTTCTGTAGAGTGTGTACGTCGTGAGATAGTTGGAACGACTGAAGCGATAAGTTGTTGAGTGTTTTGACACAGGAGACAGTTTGCAATCTATTGTGAAGTGTGTTTTGTATACAGTCCAACTGATCTTTTAGataacttttttttttaattttttatttttacaAATTCTGTGACTGAAGGGACGAATGGAATCTTAATAAGtcaaaagaacaataaaaataaacaaaaaaaggCATTCGGCAATTAATGTCCATTGaatttctattgttttcaactttttaCCTTTTAGTACTCTATAAGAGGCTTTTACTTTGGTTTCGTTTCCTATTGTAGCAACAATTACATCACTATTCTGTTATTTTGGGTCCAGGCCCTTTTTAAAAGGAGAATGCATAATAGACGAGCTGTTGTCCTATACTAATTTTACTTAAacttttgctttgtttgGTTTGATGCCATTGGAGTGGAATGTGTAAATTGCgatctttttttttcttggaGATTTTAGAGTTACAGACAGACATAGTTTGAACGGATTTAGTTTGTACTGTAAATTCACATGTGTAGAGACATATTGTATCTTCAAAGGGCCATGTGGTATTACGGTAAGGTATAGTTTACCAATTTGAGATAGAGAAATGGTAGTGTACCAACAAGCTACATACTGTAATAAGGCGAAGTCATGCACATCTTGCACCATTCGTTCTCCAGctttgtttgtgtaatggTTGgtatgatgaaaaatttttatcTTTTCCATCAGTTGGACGTTTTATACATAAGTACACTACCTTACATCCATACTACAATATATAATATATTCACGTAGTTCCGTAACTAACCCTATTAGCATCCATACATACATACTAAGATAATTAAAAtaattaaaataaaaagtaaagaataaaaaaataaatattAAACGTaactttcaacaaaagaaatcaaataaatctCATACGCTTTGgattgacaaaatttttacCACCCTTCTTCAATAACCAAATCATCGGATACAAAGAGACTAACAGACCACGTTGAATTAATCATTGAATTGCATTACTTCTATCATAACATACTAGCTACCCAACATACATCACTTGTTTGTCAAAAATCACCTCAGTTTCAGATAATTGAAGTAGAACCACGGTCACGCATCCCTTGCAGCAGCAACATATATCATCTTCCCTAAGTACAGTCAATACTTCTCTATAACCCCAATAACTGCAAGTACTACCGCCAACCATGAAATACACGGAAAAGGCAAAAGTAAAAATATTGCCAAAACCGGCACCAATTGCTCATTCACCCCAAACACCATCTCCGTTGGTGTCGGTATCGCCCAGGTACGCGACTACTCCAATCTTACCAGCACCTAAACGTTCAAAatctgctgctgctgtcacttcatcaaatgctACTACTGCCAATGCAGGTCCAGAGTTAAAGAGACAAAGAAAAGCCAGTAATAGCGTGTCTCCTCGCGAACGTAATAATAACAAATCAGAGGATTCACCTAGAGACTCCTCACATAAACAATCTAAGCAAACAGGACATAGACCAGTTACTTCATGCACATTTTGCCGTCAACACAAGATTAAATGTAACGCACTGGATAACTACCCACAACCATGTCAGAGATGTGAACGAATGGGATTGAAATGTGAGATAGATCCTGAATTTAGGCCTAAAAAAGGATCTCAAATACAATCATTGAAACtggatgttgatgaattgaaggCAAAAATTGATCTCTTAACTAAGAATGAGTCTCTTCTAACTCAAGCGTTGAGTCAACATAATATGGggttcatcaatcaaacatCTTCACCTCATGTTCAACCACAACATCTGCCACAACAACAGACTCAATTGCAATCGCAATCGCATACTCCTTCACATCCACAGCCACAAAGAAGTAACCTGTACCCAAATCCTGTTATTAGCCCTATGGTTttaccatcttcatcaacttaTGCACATAGTCCCAATATGTCACCTATTTCATCGGTTACCAAAATACATCAAAGCCCTTCATTAATGCATGATAACTCAGATAACTCACCTTCTACAATGAgtaattttgaattgaaggAAGAAAACTATCAACCAATTTCGGAATTTGTCTTGGGTGATGTTACTTTGCCTTTGGCCAAAGCCAATGAATTACATCATCGATTCATGACAAAGAACCTAAAATATTTCCCAATTATTAATTCACGTTCAGCTACTGAATTGTAtcataaatcaaatttattattttggGTTGTTATATTAACTGCAAGTTTAGGTGAACCTGAACCTACTTTATACATGTCCTTAGCATCTTtaattaaacaattggcaATCGAGACATGTTGGATCAAAACCCCAAGATCAACTCACGTCATTCAAGCATTGATTATTTTATCTATATGGCCGTTACCTAATGAAAAAGTACTTGATGATTGTTCTTATCGATTTGTTGGATTGGCCAAGAACTTGTCATTACAATTGGGATTACATCGAGGTGGAGAGTTTATTCAAGAATTCAGTCGTAATCAAGTTAGTTTAGGTCCTGATGCCGAGAAATGGAGAACTAGGTCATGGTTGgcattatttttttgtgaACAATTTTGGTCTTCTTTATTGGGACTACCACCGAGTATAAACACTACTGATTATTTATTGGAGAATGCTAGAGTTGACCAATCGTTGCCAAAGGAATTTCGTTGTTTGATCTCGTTATCGATATTCCAATGTAAGTTGGTTAATGTTATGGGAATTAGTGTTACTAGACCTGATGGGTTGTTGGAACCACTGAATCGTGCTGGgtcattgaatttattggaTAGGGAGTTGGAGAGGTTGCGATTCAAGTtacaaattgaagaaggatCTCCAATTGAAGTGTACTATCTTTAcataaaattgatgatttgttgttttgcaTTCTTGCCGGGTACTCCAATTGAGGATCAAGTGAAATATGTCAGTTCGGCCTATTTATCTGCCACTAGAATAATCACCATTGTATCCAAAATGAATCAAGAAACAAGTTTAATTGAATTGCCAATATATATTCGACAAGCAGTTTCATATTCGGTTTtacttcttttcaaattacatTTATCAAAGTATTTATTTGATAAGTATGTTGATTCAGCAAGACAATCTATTGTTACTGTTCATCGAATGTTCAGAAACACGTTGAGCTCCTGGCAGAATTTACAAAATGATATGTCAAGAACAGCAAAAGTTTTAGAGAATTTAAACATCGTATTATACACATACCCAGATCTCTTCCTCCAAGGAGACAAGGATGAAGGATCAAGTATTATATCACGAATGAGATCACATTTGACAGCTTCGTTGTTTTATGATTTAGTTTGGTGTGTTCACGAAGGAAAACGAAGAACTGCATTGGATAAAGGTAAACCACCAAGTAGGAAAGTTGAACCTCATGATAAGAAATTACTTCCCTTGCCATTTTATAATCAAATTACGAAGGACGATTTCACAACAATCACTACAACGACTCCTAATGGTACTACAATCACAACTTTAGTGCCCACTGATCAAGCCATGAATCAAGCCAAACTGAATGCCGGAGATAACAAACCATTGGAAATTAATGGTATTCCATTATCAATGTTGGAAGCAACTGGATCAACCAGAGATATAATGAATGTACAAGAACCAGAATCACAAATTATAAAGAACGAATCGCCAAtgccacaacaacaacagcatcaacaacaactgtACCCTCAGCGtttgcaattgcaacaagCTACACCCATATTAGAATCTAGTGCACCtactcaacaacaaccgcCACAGCTTCAATCACAGCAATTACCTCAACAACCACCATTCCAATTCGGTcaatcaccaccaccacaaaGCTACTTGCCCACAATCGAGGAAGTAAACGTTAATGAACAATATTCGGTATTTAACAAtgagcaacaacaacatcaacagaATCCACCAACACAACCTGGCGAAGGAGGAGCTAATGTAGCTGGTGCAACCGGTTCATTTGTGTCccaaattgattctttcttccaacaacaatcaaatgGATGGATGGATAATCaggatgatgattttttgGGATGGTTTGATGTAAACATGTTGCCTGATCAGTAAAGAGAAGATTTAGATTGATGTTCTTGTATATATCTTATTTTTATATTATTATTTAGATTAGTTTAAAAATGATgttatgatgaagatattggCGTAGCATAGATAAGCAGCTTATGGGAGGACTCTGAAATGCATAGCTGAAGGAATTGTTTCAAGATGAACTAGCGTAGGTTTGGTTTGCTCTGTCAATATAAAGCAGGTTGAATCGATACTATAGAGTAATTGAAAATCTACATATCAATATTTCGTCGACCAGTCTAACACTTTAAAATAAACTCTAACCgattttttacaattttctTATAATTCTCCAACAAAAAGACTTGCAGGATCATTAGACACTTcaccaaatcaatcacCCAATATAAAGATTATGTGAACATTCGTTGAGAGCAGttaaaaagttttcaacGTAAATTCTCAAATATTTACGTTCTAGAAAGTGACACTGAAATGAAGTGGAATTTTCACACCTTTATGATACAATTACTCTAATTATACTGGTGTTGAACGGAGATACCAGTCTTTATTTAATAGGCTCAATTAGAGGCATTTAACCAAAGATCTAAAAGAATGTAgtattttcttcaaagtaGGTTGGTTAGTTGGCCTCTGATTTACGTCGTGACAGTTGCCTCAAACAGAACCAAAAGCGAACTTTAATGTAACCATGATGCTTACAAACAATAATCACTGGCATTCCTCAAAGGTGCCACTGAAACTCAAACTACATACTTGGTCACAGATATAGTACACCAAACCCCCAACCTGGGCCCAATCAAACCCTAACAAGTTTATTGGGgtaatgaaaataaaagtACCAACAAATATGAGCCACGCTGGGCTCTTTATCATGGCAGAAACTACAACGCCAGTTGAAAGGTTGCCAATCTATGATATAAATACCAGTCAAAGCGTGGGCCATCTGACTTTCGCTTTTGGTCTAGTCAATTCAGAACGATGCAGCGCAAAATATCTCCCATCATTGTATATACCACTTTTGTGGTATCAGTCAACTTGAATGTAAAGGTGTCGTAACAACTAAAAGTAAAGAATCTCATAACAGTATTTCTAAACTGAGACATTACAGTTTCCTCTGCAAAAGACTAGCTCCTTCCCCACAAGAAGCTTTCTTCATCTAGATATGCTCTATCAAAAGATAGTTCTGAATAAGATTCAGATGTGTGAAAAATTAATGATTAAACCAAGATAACTTTTGAAGGCTGATTTGTTCCAAGAGCAAATatagaagaagaggaggaatTATAATAGTGATATAACATATAACACTGCTCTAACAAAAAGAATTACGTCTCTACTACAACTTCTAATACCAGTAAGTAACTGTGTCATGTATACTTTCAAACACATGTGTGCAGTTCTTCAATCCAATCAATTGTTAGTACTTGCACTCATTTATTCCCAATTAGGAAatctaatttcaatttggtagTGAGTTACACTCTGTTTGTGTATTATAAAACGCGTCTACTTACTCTCATAAAATCTTTTTCCCATAACTAAAcaccatcaattgaatttacaaccaactgctactactacttcttcttcttaAACAGTGCCTTATTCAATATGTctaattttgtttcatcaCCTGGTGTAATACCATCAGATACAGCTCAATTACTCAACTCAcaaatatcatcatcatatgGAAGAGATGTGTCTACTCCTGCTCCCAATACAACAACTGGGCCCATTATGTTTTCAGAGAATGGAGCTACTACATTAGGCCTGCAACTGCAGCTGCAACTACAACAAGCTAATACACAACAAAGACCAATTGTAGCTGGTAGAAGAAGACAAAATGCTGCTCCCAAAGTGGTTGATGTAACGGGTGAAAAAGTTCgtgaaagttttgaaaattttattgaagaatttgtcGATCCTGAACAATTGGATAATGGATGGGATGGGAGGATTTACTTGgcccaaattgaatcaatgaagACTTTTGAATATAGTACATTGTACATTAATTATCAAGATTTAATGTCCAGAGAAAATGGAGTGCTAGCTACTGCTATATCGGAACAATACTATAGATTCTACCCCTTTTTGCTTAATGGATTGAAACGACTTTTAAAGAAATATGCCCCACAATTACTTCATACTAATTTGTTAGGACAAGTCGAAAACGATGAACCAGAAAGTGAAAATAGTTTGTCTACAACTAGTGCTGCTTCAAATGAGAgagtttttcaactttCATTCTTTAATTTACCAATAGTACAAAGGATTAGGGATGTTCgttcaaataaaattggATCGTTGATGACCATATCTGGTACAGTTACTAGAACTTCTGAAGTTAGACCTGAGTTGTACATGGGAAGTTTTACTTGTGATATGTGTTCAGCATTGATTGAAGGTGTGGagcaaattttcaaatatacTGAGCCTACTTCATGCCCATCTTGTGAAAATCAGTCGTACTTCACTTTGAATGTTTCTAAGTCATTGTTTATCGATTGGCAAAGAGTTAGAATTCAAGAAAACGCCAATGAAATCCCCACTGGATCAATGCCAAGAACATTAGATGTAATTCTTAGAGGTGAAACAGTGGAAAGAGCTAAACCTGGAGACAAGTGTAAATTCACAGGCTGTGAAATTGTTATTCCTGATGTATCGCAATTGGGTTTACCTGGAGTTA is from Candida orthopsilosis Co 90-125, chromosome 1 draft sequence and encodes:
- a CDS encoding Sef1 transcription factor (transcription factor with zinc cluster DNA-binding motif), giving the protein MKYTEKAKVKILPKPAPIAHSPQTPSPLVSVSPRYATTPILPAPKRSKSAAAVTSSNATTANAGPELKRQRKASNSVSPRERNNNKSEDSPRDSSHKQSKQTGHRPVTSCTFCRQHKIKCNASDNYPQPCQRCERMGLKCEIDPEFRPKKGSQIQSLKSDVDELKAKIDLLTKNESLLTQALSQHNMGFINQTSSPHVQPQHSPQQQTQLQSQSHTPSHPQPQRSNSYPNPVISPMVLPSSSTYAHSPNMSPISSVTKIHQSPSLMHDNSDNSPSTMSNFELKEENYQPISEFVLGDVTLPLAKANELHHRFMTKNLKYFPIINSRSATELYHKSNLLFWVVILTASLGEPEPTLYMSLASLIKQLAIETCWIKTPRSTHVIQALIILSIWPLPNEKVLDDCSYRFVGLAKNLSLQLGLHRGGEFIQEFSRNQVSLGPDAEKWRTRSWLALFFCEQFWSSLLGLPPSINTTDYLLENARVDQSLPKEFRCLISLSIFQCKLVNVMGISVTRPDGLLEPSNRAGSLNLLDRELERLRFKLQIEEGSPIEVYYLYIKLMICCFAFLPGTPIEDQVKYVSSAYLSATRIITIVSKMNQETSLIELPIYIRQAVSYSVLLLFKLHLSKYLFDKYVDSARQSIVTVHRMFRNTLSSWQNLQNDMSRTAKVLENLNIVLYTYPDLFLQGDKDEGSSIISRMRSHLTASLFYDLVWCVHEGKRRTALDKGKPPSRKVEPHDKKLLPLPFYNQITKDDFTTITTTTPNGTTITTLVPTDQAMNQAKSNAGDNKPLEINGIPLSMLEATGSTRDIMNVQEPESQIIKNESPMPQQQQHQQQSYPQRLQLQQATPILESSAPTQQQPPQLQSQQLPQQPPFQFGQSPPPQSYLPTIEEVNVNEQYSVFNNEQQQHQQNPPTQPGEGGANVAGATGSFVSQIDSFFQQQSNGWMDNQDDDFLGWFDVNMLPDQ
- a CDS encoding Rad51 protein (protein involved in homologous recombination and DNA repair), with the protein product MSQTEVELQSQRLEASNISTSSAGHDHNMQVDAGADHEEEEEMNGPLLIEQLEGNGITTSDIKKLKAEGYHTIESIAYTPKRQLITVKGISEAKAEKISNEAAKLVPLGFTTASEFHSRRSELICLTTGSKQLDTLLGGGVETGSITEVFGEFRTGKSQLCHTLAVTCQLPIDMGGGEGKCLYIDTEGTFRPNRLVSIAERYGLSPNDCLDNVAYARAYNAEHQLNLLHLAAQMMAESRFSLLIVDSIMSLYRTDYAGRGELSARQTSVAKFMRTLQRLADEFGIAVVITNQVVAQVDGMSGMYNPDPKKPIGGNIIAHASTTRLSLKKGRGEQRICKIYDSPCLPESDCVFAIYEDGIGDPKVEDDE